The following is a genomic window from Sebastes fasciatus isolate fSebFas1 chromosome 15, fSebFas1.pri, whole genome shotgun sequence.
AGATAAGAGGAGGGCAGAACCAGGAAAGATAGCCCATTTTGTACCAGAGCTAATTCCTGGTGTGAGTTTGGCCTCCGTACTTCCTATTTAACTATTGAACTATTGAACTCCAGTTCAACTGGAAGGAAACTAGAGTGAAACATGTTTATTCTACTGTGGTTGTGCAGTATTTACCAGAGTATCAGTCGGGAGCATTAAAGCTCATTCTTAACTTTGAGAACAGTCGTTTGTCAAGATAATCTGAACTAAACTACACTTACTAGTGTTTTCTGgggctttcaaccacatctcacgGTCTTCATCAGTAAATGGAGTTTGGTCAGTTTTCCTAAAGTTGGTTTAGATGTCATCATGTGACCTACAGTAAATATGGCATTGGCATGATACGAGGTGGTTGCATATGGTTGGAGATGGTAACCTCTGGTGTCAGATGGGATTGATCTTTCTCCAGACGTCCACTGACTTTGACCCTGATTGGGAAGAGGACTGGGAAGGGGCCAAAGTCATGGAGTCAGTGGACGTCGGGAGAAAGATGGAGGACATCCAATGCAGAAGACGTTACGACTTCTCCCCCATATACGACTGAGACCTGCCAGAGTCAGAATGAGAGTCTGCACTTCAGGCCGACACAGACTCAGgtgacattttatatatactttatatattattagattGTTCTTATCCAATACACCTTACATATAAGTCTCCGAAATATATCATTTATGGCCTCGCCCACTTACAGTACAGTTCCACAATAAACTCCTCCATCAGCCTACATGAATCTCATGTTTTAACAGTACCACTCTTATTTGAATGCCTGTGTTGATCATCTGTACCGCAAGAACATCGTATCTCAACACagtcaaagaaataaaaagtgtgCGTCTCTCCTGATTGGCTGCCGACAGCTCAGTCAGCAAAACACTCAGTCACACTGGACGGCAGCAGAAGAGCAGCGTGGACCAGCGTCTGGTTCAGAGGTCATTTAGCTGACCTGGCTGCATCCAGCGCAGGAGCTGAGAGCGTCAGAGCAGCAACCAGAAACGCTTCCATCACCCCTCTCTACGTCCATCACAGCTTTGTATCTAAGTCACATTGAGACAAAACTCTGTCAAAGTTTACAGTCTGCCATGCTGTGTTGCCGCGTTGCTCCGTCAACAATGACGCCACTAAACAAAAAGTGATTGGATTAAATGCGAGTGGACTCGGGGGGCTTCTCGACTGATGATTAGGATCATGGACGTTTAGGGGGCAGCCCTATATACAACCATCTGTTATCACCTGACCCAGGTTACGTGATGACACCTTAACCAACAACTACATGTTCCCATGGAGACCGTGAAATGTGGTTATAAgctcaaaaaaacaacaacttgtagGTGGACCTTGACTTGAGATTTTGCTGAACTTTATCAATGATTGATATAGTGGCCattgcaactgttgttgttctGCTATTGAGGCACATCCAGTTCCACCATAAACCAATCTGTCCCTGCAtcaaggcctttacacacgGGCAGCGCTTTTTTCGTGCGATCAATCTgcacatcaatatattttttcgaactgttctttttgtcatgagtactttcacacagaacgtgaatattacaaCGCAAAAAagcatcatcattttttttccagaacaaggttgattttcgGTGCTTTAGCATAGCCAATAAAGGCAAACATgttgtgcggaacgggttgagttacGCCGATATTTCTagaacaacaacatggaggctccgtagtccgatcCATTACAAACTTTATTATTACTTTCAAGCTTGACAAAAGCAGCTctgaccagatccactccttccgttcttacctttcacaataaaagccctagacatatgatattcgcaggcgagtataacacattttcatgttgtttattaGTCACGCTACCGGTGTGTAAAGTCCTTTACTGTAGTAGAGTTGAAGCACAAAGTAGCTACACAAAGTCATGAGTGAGTTAATGGACATTTTAGGTTATGATGTTTGAATTTCACTTCACTTATTCACGACCAAATAGGTAGTTTAGGTAAATGGGTTAAACTGGAAGTACCCACAACCACAATAAGGTCAAATGTTGTAACTGATAAGAATCTTGGCCAAATGATTGTAGTATTGACTATCAGGGACTCGGTCAGTAGTGGCTCTTTGTATCAGTGCACAGAGTTATTGGGGCCCACCCCTACAGTCAACACAAGCTAAAGAGTGCAAGAACCGTGATGACGGCGCTTCCGTGGTTTTCATacaaaaagtgtcatgttgaaAATCAGTGGAGCAAAAAGCTCCCAACAGGAGAACTCACATAATGTCATCGTCTTCTGTCTCATTGAGTCCTCAGTGGTGCGCGTATGGCTTTCTCAGTGATCACTGGGTCACTCAGCACTCCTTTTGGAGACATCTGAAGATAATtattactgcaatgtaaacggAGTACATTCATAAAGATACGtttgaaaacacaataaaacaaaaatcattGTTTCTTAATAAGGGCCGTAACGACGTAATGACGGGAAATGTACAACttgatggtaaaaaaaaaaaaaaaaaaagttcttcaTTAAGAAAGCAAAAACCATCTTCCATTTTGACCTGTCATACCAAAACCATAACAGTGACCAGCGATTTAAAACAAGTGTTCTCTTGGGCGAATAATTTGATGTTTTgcttgaaataatttgaaccAGAAAACAAGGACTAGAGGGCAGTGATGGTCTTAACTCAGTAGCACACCCCAAAATGCACTAGAGAGTATGATTGTCAACCCAAAGCATACTGGACATATATGGGGCAAACCGCAGTAATAAATCAAGCAATTCACGAGATTAGGGAGACATTTTGGCTTTGTGGAAATAACATTCACCTAactccattttcttttttttctcttcacctaACAATTTGCTGGAATCAGTTTGTGGTGTCCCCCTTTGCTTTCTTCCTATGCCGTAAGCCTCCAACTGTTATGATGTAAACCTACGtttcaaacttaaaaaaacaactaattttAGAGCTGTTCTGCGCAGAAGGCTGAGGGACACACTGACAGCATTTTAAAACAGGTTCAGCTGCGGACAACTAAGAAAAGCCACGCTAGATGAACGTCCAGTCAGAAAGGTTCTGCcactttcaattcaattttgtTTTCAGCTTCTATATTTCTGTGTCATTTAGcagacacaaaaataaataaatagcatgGGCTGTGGCAGTAAGTGAAATTAATTTAGTCACTGTTCTCTTTGGGATTATCTTCAGTTCGACTGGCACTTAGGTCGGCCACTTCCCTTTGGCCCTTTTGGGTTGAACTTCCAATCGAGTCCAAAGCTGAATTAACATTTTTGCTGACCTTCTCCTGAGTCTCCTCCTGCACCGGCTCTCCGTTAGCCTCCATATCCATACCATACACAGCCTTCTCTCCATTCAGGAGGTGACTGTGTTCCTCCACCTGGATCTCCtggccttcttccacctcctccAGGTTGCGTAGGATAATAGGAAGCTTTGCATCTGTGTCAGTGTTCTCCAGCAAAGCGATATCGTTTTCCTCGTACCGAGGCAACGGAGCGCCCTCTTCCAGCTTCTCCTCGAAGTGAAGACGTTTGGCCCGTCCACTGGCCGACGCCTTCTCTAGGATCTGCTTCTCGGCCAGGCGGAGCTGGATCGCCACGCGGGAATGGAGAGACAGATCAGGTTTCTCAAGCATGGAGCAGTCCTCCTAGAAGAGACCAGGCCAGAGTTAATAGaagaatagaatagaagaatAAAGAGGGAGGGACAGATGACTAAAGGTCATTAGAAGGTCAAACAAATTAAACTAGACATATTCAACTCCAAAGTGCTCGTCAGATCTTCAAAAAGCTCTCCCCCCACACATTTCTGTATTCAGAATTGGGGAAGCTGCATCCTACAGTTTTCGTAACTTTCTGGAATCGTCAGTCCAACAATCACACATTTGATTATTTGATTGGAGCCATTCAGAAGAAGAATGAACACTTTTGTTTGGACGAACCTTTGTACAATCCAGTTCATCTGAACCATCCTGAACCCTTGACACCCGGCCTATGACAACATTCAACATAACATCAAATTCCAGCAGACTGACCTGTGATGTGGTCTTGTAGGTCttgagcagcagagcagctcgGGTCTCTAGGAAAGTCCACAACTTGATCTCGTTCTCCCAGCTGACAGGGAACTCGCTGTTGCCCAGGGTGAAGATCTTATTGATGGCACGATCTCCAAGCAGGTAGTCCTTCAGTTCCTCTGAAATCAAACCAAATGTTAGCATGTCTTCAAAAGAAACCGGAGCACAACTGCAAGCCGTTAGAGAAAAGTAGTGAAGGCGAGCGACACTGACTATAAAAGGTAATGTGTCCGTGAGACGTGAACCTACAGGAAGGCAGCTAGTTTCTTAAACCCATGGTGGAGCTCATGGAAACACTGCCACACGTTCAGTAATAATAAACTGAGTAAACCAGCGAACAGCACTCCGTGCACCAGCGGGGAAGGTGCACGGAGTGCTGTTCGCTGAATAATTATGTATGGAATTCTTATTTCACATGCTGAGAATCAGCAGTTTATTAATCTCTGTAGAGGTTCTCATTGGTCCAGGTCACTGGATATCTTGTAGTCTCACATCCAAGAGGCTTCATCAATATGGAACCGATTGATGAAAATGTCCTCTTGACCAAACAGACAAAGTCCAGTTGCTTTAAATGAACTCCTCCACTTGTGTCATGTAAAACTAGAACGTTCCTCTGCTGTAAGagacaaggagagcactcctttttaaaatgattatattATACGCTGaatttatgacattattctactttttactttgctaagtttataatgtaatgatgttctcataatgtaataagttaTTACATTACGAACAAAGCTGTTATTACGTTATGAGCTTTTATTATATTGAAGTTATTACGTTATGAGTTGCTACATCATTGCAAGTTGCTAAGGAAGAAAACAAATACAGTCCAGGTGGCGATACACTGGACATCTTTTTGGCCAATATTATAGGGCATTGTTGGTAACGGGACATTTAGTGATACTGGGGAAATATACTATGGAAGTGTAATCAGTACGAACATGTTGAGAAAACCGCTAGTCCAAGTTTCGCTCTGAAGCGGCATCTACAACACACTCCCCGGCTCACAGCTGTGTTTACCCAGAGGTGGAGACCACATCCAAGCTGAAGTAGCTCATAGTTCTTCCGTACCCCGAGTACATCAGTGTCTTGTCACTGTGGTACGGAACAACAACAGGTTTTGCAGCTGCCCCCCTGAGGCACAGAGAACATCACACTATATACCTAACTCAGATAGAGATAAGGTTGAAAATTCCCTTTAAACATGGCTTCGATACATGGGAAGGTGAAAGAGGAGAACTGCAGCTCCCTGGTTGTGTGCGCACACTATTCCATCATGTCACATCTGTTAAGaaatgtcaacacacacacacacacacacacacacacacacacacacacacacacacacacacacacacacacacacacacacacacacacacacacacacacacacacacacacacacacacacacgagatgATGTGGCCTTGTGTGGTTGGGGATTTATGACACCGGTGCCATTCTGCATATATGCCGATGAATATTGTAAATCCCCTGGTGAGATTGCTCCCTCCACACATCTGGTGGCCTGCCTTGATCAATTAACCAGCTCAGAAATGGACAGGCCTTGCTCTTCCCCACTCTTTCTCCTCTACCTCCACCTCCTTTCCGTCTCTTACCCTCTGCCGATGTGCGGAGGAAGCTGTCGCTTGACAACGCTCTCTGAGGCGCGTCGGAAACtgtgacatgttttgttttaggGTGTGCTGCCAGGTTTGTGGCTTCGAGGTTCCACAGGGAATGTCCTGCTGCTGatatttcacagtgtgtgtgtgtgtgtgtatgtattggTGTATCTGTCAGTGTCTTACCTTCTGTCATGCAGAAGACTCTGAGGAAGGCTAGGAGCTGGGCTGAAATGGGGGGTTCATTACAGTGCAGAGCAAAGATACAGGAcctgaaaacaaaacatacaaaccaatgtattagtaatacatcaataaacacATCCAAGaatcaaaaagaaaatatgtgcATTGTTCACATGTAAAACATATCTGATTGTATTATAAAGGACTAATCATACAATAAGCCTGTAATAAACATTCTGAACTGACAGCAGCAAAAACCTGCAGACAGACCTTagaggtcccatatcgtgctcattcacaggttcatacttgtattttgggtttctactagaacatgtttacatgctgtaatgttcaaaaacacaatctttttctcatcctgtctgtctgaatatacttacagcctctgtctgaaacgctccgttttagcgcctgtctccctttttcatatgtcccctttaaaggaataAATCAACATTGTGGGAAATGGGCTTATGAGAAGATTGAGATCAATGAACCTGGCACTCTAGAGACGCTACATTTAAGGGCTGGACGGATTAATAGACTGCCACCAAGAAATAATTCCAGAATGTAACTTCTCCGAAAACTACAAGCTgtttattttgatatttctgttCATGTATGGGTTGAACTAACAAGACAACATAGAGTTGTTGGTATGCCTTCctttcatttttaacagatccaggctagccgtttcccaCTGcttacagtctttatgctaaagcAGACTAAACTCCAGCATGAGATGGGCATCATTCTTCTCATCCAAATCTCAGAAAGAAAGCAGACGAGGTTATTTCTCAAAACGCTGATCTGTTTCTTTAAATTATCTTTGTCTGAAATGAGAAGGATGAAGATATGAAAAACAAATACTATACAATAACAACTGTATACTTGAACATATTCCCTAAACCAATTCCATCTTTTGGTTTCTTTAGTTAGTTTATATTTTGTACTTTGGGGTACAGGGATCTTtaaaaacagaagaaacaaCAAATCTGAAATCTGAAGctttacacacaaataaaccTGAATTCCACTACAGCAAGTATAAAAGGTACGACTGATGACACCACCTCTGCCTGCAAGTCAACTGATTCTATCAAATCAAACTCTTGTCTTCTGTCTCTACATGAATAATACTATTGCTGTTTGAAGTGTTCCTCAGGATTGTGAAAGTCAGCAGTGTGTCCgaaaatatatgaaataaaacaagTGTGATCCAGGACTCAGCAGAATTCATTCCCCATCATAACATTACACACCGAGGTAATTTGGAAGAAGACAATATTTTCCTCGTATTTCAGCAAAGTGATCGATGTAGCACAGGGTCGACATTATTACACCGCACAAATGCATTAGAGCTGCCTCCCCGCTCCTATTAGATTACCCCTCTGTCCACTGCTCCAGCTACAGAGCATCCAGGTCAGGGAAGGGAACTCTTTGTAGAAGAATGCTGTTCTCTaatctgctgtgtgtttttgtagcaAGAAGAGCTAATTACAAATTTGCAAATGAATAGTCAAATGTGCTCATTTAATTCCACTTATCAGACAGAAACGAagtagagagaaaaaaggagatTGTCACGTTGTAGAGAGAGTCTGATGATAGCAGCCGCTCAACATCTCAGTGAGGCCTGACACTAAATCTGTTGCTGTTTCCTTTGAAAATGATCTACGAGCATATCTGTCAGTTTAATAGAGCACCGCGGCAACAACGGGGattgtttcatttaatttccaCTGTTGAGATTTAGACTGTCATCAATAAGAGATTAAAAGGCATCTGATTAAAAATGCCAAGCAGAGAATGCTGCATACAATTAAGGGGCTAATGATAAAATGATTAAGCTTCTTGGTGATGAAAGTGTTGGGGCGGATGATAAATTGATActtggtggggtgggggggtggaggaaaagaagaaaagaaacctGCTGCAACATTTATATTATGTGTTTCAATTATGCCAAAGGGGGGGCCTAATTGGTTGAAATATCTACTGTTGGAAGACAAAATTGCACCGCGCTGATATGAAAGGTGTACGGAGTTAGTCATGAGCCTGAAGCTCTCCTTGACCCATATTAAAATCTTTAGAGTAAAACGCCTCCAGCTGAGTTTGCAGATTCAGTCACCTATGAGAGGAGACACTGGATTTGTGGAGAAgtagaaagaaaagaggaggaatgTTTGTCTTTGACATCCTTGTGAGAAAAAGAGGAGTAGGACATACGCTGGGATTCCAGCTCTTGCCAGCACTTCGGCCTTCATGGCGTAGAGGCGTTCGCTCTTACTGACGCCCAGCTTGATCTTTACTCGGTCGTGGGCGTTGTCTTTGAAGAAGAAGCCATTGTGGATGACAAACTCAGCATTGGATCTCGTGCCGTAGAAGATGTAGATCtacagaaagaaaaaatcaTCAGCCTCGACACCATTATCATCACCTGTGTGGATGACAGTTTCTTTTTAGATCCAAATAATACACAGCATGTTAACCCTTCGAACCACAGACTGCCTTCGCTCACTTTTCACTCCTTTTATTTGCGGGCTCATGGCGTTGTCACAATGTGAGTTAGCTAAGCATgctactgttgttgttttttcagaatACATTTAACTTCTCAAAAATGTCACCAATTAGTATGTAAGTAGTAGAACCAGATATATcatcttttttattccacataTTCCTCTTCCTTGTCCAAACCTGgcacctacattacccacaatgcaattgTTATTCTAGTTAGCAGCTGTTGTGTCCTGTAGCCTCTAgcctgcagcagagatgagCAGCAGGCTATAGAGCTCTGgtaagctcacttctttctaactccacacctccacATTTTGAAGACAATCACTTGAGGACATTTGTCCAACTTaacacagctccctctggagacactttttcacatatgcagtagCACTCCCCAACACCTGAAAACACGTGCTGAGGGGGAAATGTGTTGCCTGTatgtgccaacatttttttctttttttagcaaATATCTGGATGTGATTGGATGGAGGGGAGTGTTAGGGCTGGAGTATGTTCTATGTAGTAGTCTTCAACTGTCAACTGAAGACACTGACGTCAGTGTTTAAGCAACCTTGGGAGAGtttacattttacttttaaaaactCAGATATTTAGGCTGATTCCTTTACTTTTAGGTCCAATAACTTTCCAGCAAGATTCAGTATTTCTCCACCAGAATTGTATACCTGGCAGTGTGAACCATCTATGAAATCTGctacaaataaaagtgaaaatagAAACAAAGTTCTAAGACGGATTATAAGCAGTTGTTGATTTTCAGAGGGATTTCTCTGAAAGAAATGTCCCATTTAAAGAAAACTTGCAGAAAATATGAAAGAGATGCttcttttaaataaaactttgcttagctacatactgtatgaaaaacacaaataaagtcAGAGACTTCATGACCTGAATGGACCATGTTGATGGGACATTGTAAACCTCAAAAATATGTAGtgaatactgtatgtagtgaagtaacaaaataagaaaaaatgaaataaaaaatgaaatgttctGTATTTTGTCACTCCTACTGTTTATCTATTACTTATTTCTATTTAAGTATGATTTTAGTTTTTTCCACCAGAGTTCCCATAATGCTTTGGTGAAGAACGGCTGTTATTTCTGACTCAAAAGGAGACACAGTGTATGTAAATCTGTAAAATAAGACACGTAttgtaaaacaaagaaataaatgaatctgCCATTTAAAGCATAAAAAGGCACTTTAAAGTGTGTCCTCTCGAATGTGTCCTCTCTAATGTGTCCTCTGAGAAGAGGGATAAGACCAGGGGGGAGGAAACTCCTCCACTGGTCCAACACTCGCAGCAGGATCACCTCGCTGTCTAGCTGAATCTTATCTAAATCCTTCCTGTTGTTTCTCTCACCTCCCTACTTCTACCTCTACCTCTCCTTCTTTTACTTTTCTGCTAACATCAACAGCATTGATAAGGTCTGTGTGAGTGCGGACAGAGAGAAGCAAGACAGACAATGCAGACCTAAATATGAGTAGTAATAGTGTCTTCACCTGTTCGTTCTCCTTGTAGTCCTGCAGTGCCACACACTCACAGCGATCATCCTCCAGGTTGTAGCCGGTGGTGATCTGCACATCAACAACTTGTTACTAATTCAATCTTCATGTTGTTCATGTTAAACATGATGATGTTCATCAAAACAACAATattgtgtgcaagtgtgtgagtgtgagataAAGATTTTACCAGTCCATTTGTGTGGTTACACATGTCCCAGAGGGGGATTAGGGCCAGAGTGATCCGGCTGCCGTCCTCTGTAGGGATCTGGTTCTGGCGGGTCATCACCGAGGACACTGCCCACCTGCCACATACGATCAACCAATCACTGCTTGTTACATTTACTCCACTGACATCCTGGACAATAGCAGTTCTTGCTTCATAAAGGAGAAGGAAGTTCATTGACATTGGTATTGCCGAGCAGAGAGAAGCCTTGCATCAGAtgaggatggagggagaaggaaggaggatggagggaggatgaGTAGAAGAGTGGAGGGCGAACAGAGCAGAAAAGgaggaaaagaagaggaaggaagatggagagagaaatgcaGGGAGGAGAAGAGATTAAAGTAATAATTCATCAGCAGCccactttctctcctcctttagCATGCAAGAACTTAGCATCGTGAAGAATTCCAGTTTATTACTACTTGGGTGTTGTGTTTTGGAGTTTTGGCCATTATCTCCATCAGCTATAGGAACATTGCACTTACTAAGTTAGTTGGTGAAATCTGAGTTATCGCTGACATGTAGGTTATCTAAGCTAGGGGTGAGGGGGAAAACGATTCAGTTAAGGCTGGCTcacactaaaagatgtttcagatcttaacagatgtgtaaaatgtgagagcccacacataacgtGTGTTAAATCTAACAGTTtggttcctatagtgtgtggagagcaacgatctggccaaaacagcacaccacacactaacagattcattcatgaacaacaagagtccccactaaaaaaaaagggaaatctcGTAAAATCTCTCGTTTTTTttcactgcttgttttcctccggtctgtgaaatcttgccgatgccgttaggagcacagaggaacatgatttttttcaggttacctgtttcatctactactgtcaccatatagcgaccgttttataaaaataactttttctaatcatatttgctccaatctcgcctacttcagctttaaatatttacgatttgaaatcggtgtgGCCAAGATGGACGTCTGAGCAGATCGGGGGATGGAAACAACACTCTTCTTCCATCACACAATAAATTCTGGTTTATTGTGCGATTGCTTGAATTATTCTAGGAACATATTCTTAGAGGaacgacacacacaaacatgtagaAGATGATATGACAATCTGAATACAAGCCCATTttgcacacacacttatacacacacactgacctgtAGTCATCAAATGTGAAGCTGTCCTTCAGGGGCAGTTTGCTGGCGGCGGGATGAGTCTGGGGATGGAAGGAAGAAGGTGGAcgagaggaaagagggagagaaaaggaaaaaacacaaatcagaATGAGGAATTACATTATGCAGGTATGCTGGAGGGGGGCTGCCTGACAGGGACGCCTAACAAGAAGGACTGGGAGTAGGGGGCCACCACTGGGGccgcatgtatgtgtgtgtgtgtgagtgtgtgtgtgtgtgcttggtcCGTTAGTAAAGTCGCCACTCACATACATCACTGTCAACTTAATTTGTTGTGGCCAGTAGCCGTCATAAATCTGCCTCAACAATTTGGGCCTGAaacggtgtgtgtgagtgtgagtgtgtgtgtgtgtgtgtgtgtgtgtgtatgtgtgtgtgtgtgtgtgtgtgtgtgtgtgagatggagAGTGCGTGTCTGTCAATGCCACCGGTTTCTCCGTATAAAGCCACAGCCACCACCTACCAGAGCCATTTAcaggagagagatgagagagatgaaagagagaaagagagagagagagagagaaagaggaaaggagTTCAGTGGATTGCATaatgaagagaaggaggagacagagaatgaaatgaaatagaaGGAGGGGGAAAAGAGTGAGAACTGAGTAAAGAGagacaaaagtaaaagtaggaaGGGAAGGCAGAGTAAGGAGGAGTagaggagaggtgagggagACCACTGTTCAGTGATAAGAGTCTATGAGAAAGAGTATAAGCTGTAAATCAGCTCTAAGTAAATGATAGGCATGCAGATTCATCAGGGATGAAAAGGGAAACAAAGATATGAAaacaatttaataaattaaaataaaacattttacctTCAAAAAGTATGCTACTAGTTATGGAGTCCAATTTCTCTCCTTACTGAACAAATACTTATACTTATTTAACAATCCAACTATATTTTTgggaataaaaataatacaaatatctgTACTTATTATTATACGTATTATCTTTATCAACTTTAAAAGACAGCCAGAATCTACATCagtcaaaagaaaaaagttcAACTTCTTGTCACTTTCATTGGTACACTGTCTCTTCTTCCGACTGCACACTGTCATTACTAATACCCCAGTACAGTAGTTCAAGtgtcaaagacagacagagttcTCCTGCTGAGGTTACTGGGACTGAGGTAGCATTCTGCCCACTGGTAACTTTGGTAAacttataaaaataacattccTGACACGTCTGTATTACACTGTACGGACACTGTACAGACACTGAACAAACATTTTCCCAATAAGACAACAGGTGACTCACAGTAGGTCATAAAACTGAAAAGCATCCATAATGCTATGTAATGGAAAATAGGCAAAAtggactaaataaataaaatgatacaaaataaaacttgggCATTAAGAGGAGTGTTTCAATTAGTTCCACATTGGCTGTATGCTAATGTAAATGCCAATTACTTCTATAATGTTAATTGTTTTATCCCGGTCTGCTTTTATGTCTAAAGGCTGCTTGAAAGCAGCGGGGATAAGGAGTCGGGCTCCGGGTTGTTTTTTCTTCGTCCCGGTGATCAGCTCATCCGGAAGATGCCATCGAATGTGCGTTAGGATGTTTAATGCGTTAACTTT
Proteins encoded in this region:
- the setd3 gene encoding actin-histidine N-methyltransferase, encoding MGKKSRVKIQKSGSGASTVVSPKEMMNLISELLQKCSSAAPSAGKEWEEHIQIRGLVEKIRKKQKGMSIVFEGSREDYLPDLMSWAHESGASCDSFTVTNFGTEGYGLQATRDIKAEELFLWIPRKMLMTVESAQNSVLGPLYSQDRILQAMGNVTLAFHLLCERANPASSWLPYIRSLPQEYDTPLFYQQEEVQVLLGTQAVQDVLSQYKNTARQYAYFYKLIQTHPAASKLPLKDSFTFDDYRWAVSSVMTRQNQIPTEDGSRITLALIPLWDMCNHTNGLITTGYNLEDDRCECVALQDYKENEQIYIFYGTRSNAEFVIHNGFFFKDNAHDRVKIKLGVSKSERLYAMKAEVLARAGIPASCIFALHCNEPPISAQLLAFLRVFCMTEEELKDYLLGDRAINKIFTLGNSEFPVSWENEIKLWTFLETRAALLLKTYKTTSQEDCSMLEKPDLSLHSRVAIQLRLAEKQILEKASASGRAKRLHFEEKLEEGAPLPRYEENDIALLENTDTDAKLPIILRNLEEVEEGQEIQVEEHSHLLNGEKAVYGMDMEANGEPVQEETQEKVSKNVNSALDSIGSSTQKGQREVADLSASRTEDNPKENSD